AAcaattcttttttcttcttttagctAACGACCCTTTTATGCGCTTGTTAGACCAAAGGAACCTTAGTTTTGTGGATTCATCTTATCTTTTGGTTTGTGCTTTTTTTATTGCATCTAAGCCAATGATGAAATTGTTTGTCAAAGAAGACAATTAACTGCTACAGATATCAAAATAGATCCTATGGTGTTGCGgtcaatttcaacattttttttaaaaaaaatcaaagatcTGATTACCTGTCAACTGTTGTATCTCCTCAATGTGATGATGTCAAAAAAAATCCTTGCAACTTGATTATGTATTCTTGTTATGTGTAAGAATCTCAACGTCTTCATATTTTGTGCTAAGACAGCTCTCTTTATGCAGGTATCTAACAGATCAGCTACAAAAGGTTTATGTTGTCAATGAAACTAATAAGGTTGGTGTAATTGACCATACTGATGTTTTTGGGATTTCAATTAAACTTTACAGTTGACCTTTGACCCTGATGTTTGTTATAAAGGATTTTGTGATTGAAGCATTGAGGTCGATTGCAGAACTTATGATATATGGTGACCAGCATGATCCTTCATTTTTTGAGTAAGTGTTAAACAATCAAATATTGTAGGAAACTAGCTTTGAACCTATTTATTTATGATTTCTCTTTCAGATATTTTATGGAGAAACAGATCATGGGTGAATTTGCTCGTATATTAAGGATCTCGAAGCTGTCGAGAGTATCACTCCAGTTGCTACAGACGATGGGTATCATGATCCAAAATCTAAGAAATGAACATTCAATTTGTAAGTTTTCCTGTATATTGCAGTATCCATCCAATTGTTGCCGTGCAGATCATTGAAGGATCTAATGAGCATTGATTATCTCTTTTTGCAGATTATATTTTTAGCAATGAGCACATCAACTTCTTGATTACATACCCATTTGACTTTCGAATTGATGAGATGCTATCGTACTACATATCTTTTCTACGGTTTGTAATATTGGCCTATACAACATATATCTTTAAGCACTGATTATTATTATGCATCAGCTTACCTTTTTTAATGTTTTATGAAGGGCGATAAGTGGGAAGTTGAACAAGAATACAATTTCTTTGCTTGTGAAGACAAAAAATGTACATATCTGTTTCCTTCTGCTTTTTTGGACAGGCAAAGATACTTTATGCCTTGTTCCTTGCCTCTTTTGTTTGGATGACTGAACTAGATCTTTATTTTGTTCTATTCCATACTTTCTTATTTGGTTTATGTGTAGAATAAGTGCCACACTTCAAATTTTCTATCTCCAATAGTTTGAGTCCTCAGGTGGAGTGCAGCTGTATTAAATTGGACTACCCAAAGAAAAATATGTCATTAGGGCCAGCAAATCTCGTGCAGCAGCATTCCTTTACTTTTAAGGACAAACATGTCAGCCGTGGCTTCTTTCTTAAGGGATAAGTTCCTATTACCATGGTTAATTTTAGTGCCATGAGAGTGCTGTGGGCAGGGTTTATGATCAGTTCTTACCCTGTTTAGCTATGGCTGTGTCATCCACAATTGAAATATATAAGATTATTTTCTGAATATGTTGAGTTATTGTCTCACCTGGCTATTCTGATTGCATTATGCATTTGTTTACCCTTCAAAATTTTGGACTAGTTGAGCTTTAGAGGTTCGTATAGCAAATCACTTGTTTACTAGGTTCCTCTGTGTTGAATGCAGGATGAAGTCACTTCCTTTCCTCTTTATGTTGAGGCCTTAAAGTTTGCTTTTCACGAGGATAGCATGATTCGAGTTGCTATACGGACCTTGACACTCAATGTCTATCATGGTAAGTTGGTAAGCCCTTGATCTCCATTATGGATGCTTGTGTCTTGTATTTACTGTTGCTTACTAGACAATCCTTTGTTTTCAGTTGGAGACGAATCTGTTAACAGATTCGTTTCCCGAGTGCCATTATCAGATTATTTTTCAGACATAGTTCAGCATTTCCAGAAGCAGTGCATTGACCTGGATAAATTGGTTGCGCACTCCTCGCGGTAACTTTGTGTCCTAACCAGAATAGTTTgtgttttaaaattttattccttatgcttgtttatttttgttatTTCAGAAATGCAAATTCTTCTCTCCCATTGTCCTCGATTGAAGATGCAATTGTGCAAATTGAAGACACACTGTATTATTTCAGTGATGTTATGTCATCTGGTATTCCTGACCTTGAAAGGTTTATCACTGAAAACATCTTGCAAGTTTTGGTATTTCGGCTCTTACTCCCATCATTGCAGAGGCAAAGTACAGTAAGTGTGCTGAGAGATATTTTTCATATTACCTCATGTTATTGTGCCTCAACTTCTTATTTCTTATAATTTATTATCTTCAATGTTTTTCCTCTAGGAATTGGACATAAGTGTTACTACTTCCATGTATTTGCTTTGTTGTATTCTCCACATTTTTAAGAACAAGGACATGGCAAGTACTGTCGCTGCTGCTCTTTTTCATCAACCTAACTGCTCTGATAGAAAGCAAGGGACACCTAATGGCTATACCTCTGAGCATGATCATTGCATATCTGAGGACCAGTGCAGCAGTGCCTCTGCTGTTGAGCAAGCAAATGAGGACAAGCCGACTTCTTTGTCTGCTGTTAGTTGGCAACACTTGCCCAATCATTCGCCGCCAAGTGATTGTTGCCATGGCAATACACCAAGGTATGTCACTATAGCTGAATACATGCTtccgttatgcaagttcatcaACAGCCTTTCATGTTTATACTCCTTTGTTGAACGGTAGAGGATTGATGCGATATGTAAGATAGCAGTATGCATGTTTTTATATTTTGAGCTTTATATAGTAACATATTGGTTGTTATTTCTTGGTCTGTTGGGAGTATATAACGTATCCAAAGATGTCATAGCTCTAAAGTACAGTTTGCTTGTTTATGTCAGACTTATCGTGTAGTTGTCAAATAGCCCAGTGCAGTCTTTATTTCTTATAACTTTCCCTGCTTgacgaacttttttttttggtagtcGAGGCCAGCATAATGACTCTTTCCTTGAATATAGGTTACTTGAAGATATAGTTTTGTGGTGGTAGTGATGGTAGATTCTCTCACCTCTGCCTTACAGGATCTTATGTGGATTAATCTGTGTATGCTTGTAGAGGTGCATTGAAGCCTTGGGGGGATGGGATCAACtatgcataattttattaagTGGCCCATAATTTTTCTTGAATTTGCGGGAAAACTGCatatcattgcattaagaagaaCACAAAGAGTACAACACATCCACAGCACACTCACTCCGCTAGAGATATTGTTCCATGATTCTGTGCCTTGTTGATTGGCTGTGAATTATTTATGCAAATTTAGATCCAGGGGTATTATTTTTTGTTTGACTAAAACCTATGTTATTGTTTATTTGATATGTGCTGAAACACATGGGCAATTGGCTATTAAAATATTATGTAAATTTCAGAAAACTGCAACTATTTGCAtcaatctaaccataaagcaactATGACTTCTTGGACCATTATCACAGTAATACAACTATTTGTGCTCCAAATAACACAAAACTAAAGCTTTTCACAAAACTACAAGAATTTTCCTTTGTTTTTcaccataattttttttgtgttatATTAGGGGCACAAATAGTTATACTACGGTTATGTTTGCTAGTGCTAAAATATTCTAATGGCATGCCTTATTCCCTAATAATGATATAAAGTGCAATTGTATATTTAGATCCTGTTTGGTATAGCTCCAGCTCCCAGCTCCACATAGGATCTGGAGTTTGTAGGCTAAAAGGCAAAGCCTAAATGAAATAGTTCAGATTTTTAGTTTAAAGTGTATACTAAAAAGAACACCTAAATATTCTTGATGTACCAACATCTCCAGCTACATGAATTTTTTGAGCTAGGAATAGCAAGCTCCAAGGATTCTTGGACACACAACTATGCCTCAGGTTCCTAGAGCTTGTCATGCTCTGCCGTTCATTTTACCCTAAACTTCGAAATATAAATTACCTTGGTAGGCCCCTAAACTTCAACATCGTGCTGCATAATTTGTTACATCACTCTTAAATCTTAATAGTGTGCTTTGCTGTGGTAGTAGAGTAGCTGTTTTGGGTATGAGTGGTTATTATGACTTATGGTGTCATGTTAATCTCATGGTTGTTGGAAGTAATAACTgcaacaaaaaataaataactcTTCTCTGCTATAAGTTTGCGATGCTGTGTTCTGAAACATATATGTTTGTTTTTTACATCGTGTCCTTGAACCCACTTGTACATTTAGGAACTTGAGTTTCGTTATATCGATTAGGTTTGTAAGGCATCAGTGTGACAGACAAGGGATTGTACTCTCTGTTTCCGCAAATGGTTTAGTTACTGATATGGTCCCCAATCCGAATTTCTGACAACTAGTTTGCACTATGATATCCTATCAAAGCCTAAAATTATGAATTCATGAAATTGTTTTGGTGAAAAATGGCAAATCTACTAGTTCAAATTTTCATAATATATTGTTTGTCAAAGTTTAGTAGTTTGACCATATGAATTCGAGGATGTACCTTTTTTGAGTCGAAGCAGTACCCTTGCTGATAATATAATAGATAAAAATACCTACCTTTCTTTGTTAGCTAAGTTTTTTGTTTTGAATCTGCACTGTCAGTTCACATATTAGATGATTGCAAATGAATGACGACTCGATTCACAATTTTCAGGGAACACTTGCTATCCTATATCACAGGAGGAGATGATTCAGAAGCTTTGGGTTCATTGTGCTTATTCGCTACATTATTGCAGACAAAAGGTGTGTTTGACTGTTTCTCATATAGTTACCCTTTTCACTTTGACTCTCCCAGAAAATAATCATTAAGTGTATGTGGGCTCTATAGAGCTTGATGAATCGATGCTGGATGCACTTGGAATCCTCCCTCAAAGAAAGCAGCATAAGAAGCTTCTATTGGTAATTACTGTCTGCTCTGAGAGGAACAGTAGTTTTACTTGGTTGATTACTCTATCGTGGTGGGTTGGAATGTAGTTTGACTGCTGTTAGCATGTGTACCGAATTCCGATTGTAGATGTCTACGTGAATGGTTATTGAGATATAAATTTAATATTTTCATAGTTTATCCTATATCATGCACAGGGTCTCACTATACTTAAAAATCACATAATGCACCACAAGTATAATGACCTATGGTATCCTAGTGTTTAAGTAGTCACTTTCAGGGTTAAAACAAGATCTGCCATATTTATTGGCCATATTAGTTTGTAGTCTCCTGGTCCTGTTAATTGGTTCTAATTGTTTGTCTTGGTATTACCTCCATTATATTTGAAAACTTGATCATGGTACTACATTCATTTTACTTTGATTTTCTGACACCTTTCTTTTCTGCCTCCAGCAAGCTTTAGTAGGTGAAGACCTTGCTGAAAGACAGTTATTTTCATCAAGTAGTGGTCTAACTGATGACACTATTTGTAGCGATTTTGATATTTATGTAAGGAAGCTTCAGGTACACTGCTACTCCTCCACCCCCAGATTTAATATAATACGATTAAGCTGTATCAATTTGTACTCTCTTTGAAACTCATGTTGTTTTGGACATCAACATGATCTGCAGCAGCATAATGTGCATATTAGTGGGAGAAGTTTTAAACAGTTGAATTCTTTGAAGGACATGTTTTAGACTGGTGCACACCCATGGTATtacaaagggggggggggcgaaatTATGAATCTCCTTCTCACTAAATTGTAAACAGTGTAGCGCATGGGATTTCCAGAAAGAGAAAATAATATACTAAGTTTGGAGTCCTAAGGACATGGAGAATGTATTGAGTGCTCCAAACCATTTAGGTGATCCAATGGTCCAATCTATTCGGAACCATTGGATGAAAAATTCATCCCGTGTGTAAGTGTGATCCATCATCTTCCTGTACATTCTGCGAGTCAGCCGACTTTAGTGACACTGAGCGCAATGATCCCCACTCACCCTTTACATTCTATTTATCATATTCTGGTCAGATGGCTATCCAATGCCTGGACCATTGGACTATCTAAATGGCACGGGGCATTGGATACACTCAGTCCATGTTTCTTGGGTTGAATAAACTTAAGaactaaaaataaaaagaagttTGCTATGTTAGTTATATTTACAATCAAGTTATAACTTTCAAGAAATTTACCCTGATGCGTCTCCCTGCACCATTTGAATTAAAGTGTGGACTATATACACCTTAGGGTGGCAGATAACCACAGGTTGTGTTCCAATATGGTTGAAGTTAATCAGATATGAACCAAACGGTTGAACCACATTCTTATCTATATCTTATAAGTGAATACAAATGCCAAAAACAGAATGTTGTAATAAGTACAAATATTCACTCAATTCCATTTGGATAACTGGATAACTTAATGGTTAGATATTTCTTTCAACCTTATACGATTACAAAAACAAAAGCTGAGACATAAAATTCTGAAGATATGTTCAACTATTGAATATACTGCTACAGAATATGTTGTTATGTAAAATTTGATATGGAAAAAAAACCATGACTATAACTGCTTCCATATCTTCTTGTTGCAAATGTGTACAGTGCTGGGACAATTTTGCTAGAATAACATGTCAATTAACTGAGTAAATTTAAGAGAACTACACGTTGTCTGAATTAGAACCACACCTTTTTTGGAATACCTCACACACTAACGTGTCTGATGCGTCGGACTTGAAGGCCAGTTGACATCAAACTAACGGTGTAGATTTATGAAATATGGTACAGCGTACAGGAAGTGTTGTTTTGCAATAATTTTGACCACATATGCGTGGTTATCTAAACTTTTCTCTAATTAATTTGATTTTATTCATGGACCCAAAATAACACTTTTATTTTGTTACATTCACACTTgatgttatattttttaaccTCCTTTAGGTTCTTGATTAGGGTGTCCTTACATTCTTGTTATAATGATATATAATCTACTATTTTGTAATTTGCCTTCTACAGGATAAGTATGGGCTACAGTGTCATCATCCACGGCAAATGACCTCGAAAGTTCACCGATATCAGGTTTATTTATTGAATCTCACACAAACAACTGTTTGGATCTGTTGAATGTACTTTCTTGACAAAATGTTGACATCCTTCTTATTTGTGTACTATGACACCAAACAATAAAATTGCTTTTGTATTAGTGCACGAATAATCTTACTTTATTGTTTTCATCGAGAGCATTTTCCATGTCCAAACAAGGGAACAACTCTAGACACCAACAAAGCATATTCTGGGTGTTGCATGTGATGTCTCTTCGAATTACTTCAACTTTGCAGCTAGTCTGATGTTTACCTGTTTATCTGTTGAGATTTTGTTAAACCACTGTGGGCATCTATGCTCTGACATCCCATGTAACTGATATAACATGTGCTTGACTTCTTTCAGgattaggatttttttttgtaactCAGAAAGATAATTTTAGTAATATGTTTGCAGCTTTAGAATTATCCATGCCTAATAACTGCTATTCTCCTGGACATAATTGATAACGTTGTGTCTGGTCACAGACACTCAATTATATTTCTTACTTAATATTTGGAAGGTGATTGTGGTACATTGTTTCAACTTTAAACCCACACTAAAATGTTACTTTCGCTTTGTAAGCCTTTTACTTAAGCACATCATGCTTTATGATATCAGATGCTTACTTTTATCTTTGCCATTTAATTGTTTGTAGGTGCTCGATGCGTTAGTCGACCTATTCTGCAGATCGAATGTATCTGCAGATGTTCGCTTGGTTGGTGGCTGGCTTTTTCGGCAACTGCTGCCTCATGGGGAGGAAGAATTCACTGCTTTTCATCTAAGAAAGTTAAAGGTACATCCATTCATAAATACTACATTATAATTCATGTAATACTTTTGCTGGGATTTAGAGGAGAAATACATAATAGCAGTCACCTTCTGATATTTTGGTTGAGATTGTATTTCAGAGGAGTCGTACACCTTTACTGCTAGTTGGTAGAATTTTCGTTCTCTCTCTTCCCCCCTGATCATTTAATGTTTCCACATGAACGCTTACCCTAGAGCCATTTTTTTCCTAGTAAAAGGTGAGGGCAAGAGGGTTATGATTCTTTTCCTCGTTTCAAATGTTGCCATGGAAAGATTTTTCTTGGGATCAGTTAATATTGTGGCTTGGCATCAGCAAAATACAGGATGGTGGTTTTAACTTCTGCGATCTCAATAGGTTGCCCGTGCAGTAGCGACAATTCTTACATGCTTGTGTTGAAGCAAAGCATCTCTCATATCGCTTATGTTTGGATGCAGTTGTCTTTGAATGTTATGAAATGTGTGTTTGGGGTCtgctatatataaatatattagaGATAGGTTTCCACATCGATATTTTCTCTTCAGTTTCTTGCAAGTCAGCTTTGCTATCTTCCACCAGATGTTGATGTTTCAGTTCAAAATTCTATATAAAAAGTAGGTGTGAAGTAGTTTCCTATTTAAATTCCTAATCGAGTTTTATCCAAACATACAGAAGGCTTTCACTCTTCTATAGTTTAATTCTCACATTTGCATTTCTGACTAATGGTCCAAGAAGTGAAATACTTTATAGTTATGGTTAATGCCTTTTTCAAATGCAGTATCTTGGTATATATTAAATCAACGTTGCCAGAGTGTTGATATATCATTGTTTGCATCCTGCTGATTATAATGTGTGCTTCCTAGGATTCACACAAGGATTGTAGTGCAAAGCTTTCAGCAGAATCTGGAGGATGCTGGTGCGACATGCTTCTTCCTATTATTAAAGAGGCTTGGAGAAATTGCAAGAAAGGTAAATTTCAATCTTGATATGAATGTATCTGTTTTTTATGTGTTCTGTAGATAACATTCCTTCCTAATGCTTGTTATTTTGTCTTTGGAGTTAGCCATTGAGGCATCTTCACCACCAAAAGGATCCAAGTCTATCATTGTACCCATGGATTTGTATACATTTGGAGGTTAGAACTAATTCATCGTGCTTCACgtgactgatatatcagccctCCGAATTATGTATTACAACAATACAACTACGCAGTGATAAATTTCCATAAACTTGTGATGTCCTGATTCATGCATTGTATTTCAGGTGATTCTTCTATTGCTATCGCAGAGAGAGTCTATGAGATGGTTAAGGTATGAATGAGTCTTTATTAGTTAGTTGATTTCAAGCATATATATGTTTTTGATAAATGCGTGCACTCCCAAATCAGAAGCTTTTCTGTCCTCGCATTGGATAGCATCTCTTAATAGTTTTAACTGAGGAATTGGGTGTTATCTGAGGAATTGGGTGTTATCTCCACCTTTCCCTGTAGTGCTTAATGCTTACATGGTCAATCGACCTTCAATAAGATTAGTATTTTGTTTAGCACATCTAAGTTCTAACATGAACGTTCTTGCCAGTGTTAGCATTTCATCCAATGTCTGTAAGGGGATGTCCATTTTTAATGCAACGTTTCTAGAAGCACTTAactcaggccctgtttagttcccaaaagatttcctacagtacccgtcacatcgaatctttggacacatgcatggagcattaaatgcagttgaaaaaaataactaattacacggtataactgtttcatacgagatgaatcttttaagcctaattagtcgacgattggacattaattgtcaaataacaacaaaatgtgctaaagtaccaaaacccaaactttttttcacgatctaaacacagcctcatttgtttctatatgTTGTCCTTCTAAATGCATTAAGTTTGtggttcctttttttttattattttctgaTCATTAAGCAAGTGACACAGATACCCCTTATTTTTACTACAAAGTTATCAATTCAATTGGACGGTTAAAATATACAACCAAATTTCTTACTAAAAATGCCAAGACTCTTTCCTGGTGGTTATGCTGGACTCTTGGAAATCCAGGCACAAGTGTATGGTGAACCAATTGGAATTTGGATGTGCTCGCCTTCAGAAAAACTGAATGAAAACAAACACATTCTTTCGAAGCGAAGTGTATTTGTAAATTAGATTTTGACATGAGCGTTGAAATGAACAAAGGAGCATCACTACATGAATATCTCTTTAAAGATTTTTTGAGTACATGTTTCTTTTTGGAAAGTCATTTTTTATTCTTCACCTCTCAATTAATCATAAACAGTTAGTTTCTCTTTTTATTTCTATTAAGCAAATCAGGTGGTTGGAACGCAAAACCAAACGCTAAATATTTTTATACATGCAGCATTGCGTTCTTGCTAGTTGTAGAACTATGAAAGAAGATGAAGATTGCCAAGCAGAGAACCCACCCGAATACTTAGGATACCCATGCATTTCCAAGGACATAGAAACATCTAATTGGTGCAAGCAACCAATGGGTGAAGAAGAGATCAATGCTAGCAGAATGCAGGATGACTCGCACAGTCACACTGAGCCCTTGATGTTGACACAAGAGGCAAAGAGAGATTGCAGAAGGCAGGCTATTTGCAGTTATAAGCTGCAACTGCTTACGACACTGAACAGTTGCTATAAGCTGCAACAGCTTACACTAAACAGTTGATGCCAATATTTGTGAAGCTTACAGAAGGAGATTGGATTGCTCGACAGGGCAATGGATTTAAATGTACTTCAGTGTTTTCTCCTTGAAGTCAAATCACATCGACTGATTTGAATCAAAATAAGATCATTCCAGTATTACCTCAATCCAAGACACATGGCTGTTACATTTTGCATCTTGAAATTGGGAATTTTAGGTGGATATCATTGCTTCAATTCCACTTTAGGCATTTGCACTGTCTTTTGAATTATTAAACTTATGCCAATAGTTAATGCTGCCCAAAATCCAGCTCCATGTGGCCAGAACACTCGTCCAAAGCGCTGCTGCTCAACATCTTTGTTCTCTAACTGAGCCACGGACACTCATATGCTGGAGTCATCCCCACAGCGTCGTGTAGGCCAGGTACCACACTGTATCCTGGACTTGAGCTTTAGATAGTTGAGCCTCCTAAGGCATTGCTGCCTGATCCATGATATTGGATCTCATCTTGCAATTTCAGCTAGCACAACAAGGCTCCCCCGCAGCCCAGGTTTTCTGTCCTCATCCAGGACAGCGGAACCATCACTCTGTTTCGGGGGCACCTCAGGTTGTTGCAAGCTTTGCCTGCTCACAGACCTTGGAACTCATCTTCTAGCCACGCCACCTCTTGCAGCTCTTGCTGGGCATTTCTTTGTCCATGGTGCTAGCTAGCGAGCAGACACTCTCAGCGCCAAATGCGTCGCCGCTCTGCATGTGTAGCTTACTGGCCAACTTCTTAGTGTACCTTTTCTCTTTGAGGTTAGAGTAAGTTGACAGCCAGCATCACTAATGGCTGCTGTGCATGGGCATATGGAGAATGACGGACGGTGGCTGGTCATGGGATTAAGGAGGGTACTGGGAGAGAGATTGGATTCTGAAGGAGACAAGGAACTGGGGTTATGATGGGTGGTTTTTAGCTAGCGAGCAGACACTCTCACCGCCAAATCCGTCGCCACTCTGCATGTGTAGCTTACTGGCCAACTCCTTAACGTACCTTTTCTCTTTGAGATTAGAGTGAGGTGACAGCCAGCATCACCAATGGCTGCTGAGCATGGGCATATGGAGAATGACGGACGGTGGCTGGTCATGGGATTAAGGAGGGTACTGGGAGAGAGATTGGATTCTGAAGGAGACAAGGAACTGGGGTTATGATGGGCAGTTTTTAGCAAGTTGGATACTCAGCATTTTTTCCCTCTCCAACAAAGCCAGCAAAATAGTCATGGTGATTGACAGAATGAAATGTCAGTGGCATTGTCACATAGATAAACACAATTTTGGGAAACCACACCAGTGACATGAACCTAATAATCAATAGGCTGTGTCAAATTTTGAAACTGTAATCAAACTGATG
This sequence is a window from Panicum virgatum strain AP13 chromosome 7K, P.virgatum_v5, whole genome shotgun sequence. Protein-coding genes within it:
- the LOC120640467 gene encoding protein TRANSPARENT TESTA 9-like isoform X1; amino-acid sequence: MRCASPPAAAAWWPAHGLEGYAAARPPSCAPKSGSELGGPRALADDAVGRSGFAGMWLFWRTRNRFSLEELRYLTDQLQKVYVVNETNKDFVIEALRSIAELMIYGDQHDPSFFEYFMEKQIMGEFARILRISKLSRVSLQLLQTMGIMIQNLRNEHSIYYIFSNEHINFLITYPFDFRIDEMLSYYISFLRAISGKLNKNTISLLVKTKNDEVTSFPLYVEALKFAFHEDSMIRVAIRTLTLNVYHVGDESVNRFVSRVPLSDYFSDIVQHFQKQCIDLDKLVAHSSRNANSSLPLSSIEDAIVQIEDTLYYFSDVMSSGIPDLERFITENILQVLVFRLLLPSLQRQSTELDISVTTSMYLLCCILHIFKNKDMASTVAAALFHQPNCSDRKQGTPNGYTSEHDHCISEDQCSSASAVEQANEDKPTSLSAVSWQHLPNHSPPSDCCHGNTPREHLLSYITGGDDSEALGSLCLFATLLQTKELDESMLDALGILPQRKQHKKLLLQALVGEDLAERQLFSSSSGLTDDTICSDFDIYVRKLQDKYGLQCHHPRQMTSKVHRYQVLDALVDLFCRSNVSADVRLVGGWLFRQLLPHGEEEFTAFHLRKLKDSHKDCSAKLSAESGGCWCDMLLPIIKEAWRNCKKAIEASSPPKGSKSIIVPMDLYTFGGDSSIAIAERVYEMVKGFVLQHQVILFCIGETFTDQPPIYPSIDLPVKNRANAADFGGPPKPGVEVNLVDAFPCRIAFERGKEHHFCFLAISIGTSGWILLLEELPLKQERGIVRVMAPLAGSDPRIDDKHEKWLHLRIRPSTLPFLDSEKHKGKAKKYLVDGRWTLAFSDEQSCKAAETMVIEEMKLQQDVVGKQLQPLVEFNMPEDGLQHPQPSLDETPSDDGS
- the LOC120640467 gene encoding protein TRANSPARENT TESTA 9-like isoform X2; its protein translation is MRCASPPAAAAWWPAHGLEGYAAARPPSCAPKSGSELGGPRALADDAVGRSGFAGMWLFWRTRNRFSLEELRYLTDQLQKVYVVNETNKDFVIEALRSIAELMIYGDQHDPSFFEYFMEKQIMGEFARILRISKLSRVSLQLLQTMGIMIQNLRNEHSIYYIFSNEHINFLITYPFDFRIDEMLSYYISFLRAISGKLNKNTISLLVKTKNDEVTSFPLYVEALKFAFHEDSMIRVAIRTLTLNVYHVGDESVNRFVSRVPLSDYFSDIVQHFQKQCIDLDKLVAHSSRNANSSLPLSSIEDAIVQIEDTLYYFSDVMSSGIPDLERFITENILQVLVFRLLLPSLQRQSTELDISVTTSMYLLCCILHIFKNKDMASTVAAALFHQPNCSDRKQGTPNGYTSEHDHCISEDQCSSASAVEQANEDKPTSLSAVSWQHLPNHSPPSDCCHGNTPREHLLSYITGGDDSEALGSLCLFATLLQTKELDESMLDALGILPQRKQHKKLLLQALVGEDLAERQLFSSSSGLTDDTICSDFDIYVRKLQDKYGLQCHHPRQMTSKVHRYQVLDALVDLFCRSNVSADVRLVGGWLFRQLLPHGEEEFTAFHLRKLKDSHKDCSAKLSAESGGCWCDMLLPIIKEAWRNCKKAIEASSPPKGSKSIIVPMDLYTFGGDSSIAIAERVYEMVKHCVLASCRTMKEDEDCQAENPPEYLGYPCISKDIETSNWCKQPMGEEEINASRMQDDSHSHTEPLMLTQEAKRDCRRQAICSYKLQLLTTLNSCYKLQQLTLNS